One stretch of Strix uralensis isolate ZFMK-TIS-50842 chromosome 17, bStrUra1, whole genome shotgun sequence DNA includes these proteins:
- the LOC141951362 gene encoding LOW QUALITY PROTEIN: serine-rich coiled-coil domain-containing protein 1-like (The sequence of the model RefSeq protein was modified relative to this genomic sequence to represent the inferred CDS: inserted 6 bases in 6 codons; substituted 1 base at 1 genomic stop codon), with translation MGDSGSRXSTLVSRLPIFRRSMSWRHDSLPSSPSSADATGIHTPSPCSTNSSSGSTGKRRSIFCTPSISFRNXRGSEQKPDSAGQNVNISNGAQSSRGVFQKLSLEEQVKSRGRHSVGFGSSRSKKITRSLTENFEXGKEPSADQNVFINCIXSGKSEGDDPGFAEAQSRYSVKQSTRKLLPKSFSSHYGFSRPVRESQSVPSVQQSRCLLEVKSYAESEPVMAEASPPCSAQMTEGMGSSLQPPLLSGDLTAAQXPSGFVALTEDSVSDVDALPSGGTGVLLTEGFGHKGSTSXIFFNPAAAXCEEMEIVDSAGHSAGVSAVSRASSCSVESNTSFKTPAANQTEVVLQANELHVSDARHIGEINLANARSETFALQRREEPGTLASKAQGLGGGRNESTASRHTRETIPGMESKIVPCSEPQSCKTQQGYETNPSKASVHTEKADLLRND, from the exons ATGGGGGACTCAGGATCCAGATGATCGACTCTGGTATCTCGGTTGCCAATATTCAGGAGAAGTATGAGCTGGAGACACgactccctcccttcctcacccTCTTCTGCTGATGCCACTGGTATCCACACCCCCTCCCCATGCAGCACTaactccagctcagggagcacagGCAAGCGCCGGAGTATTTTCTGCACTCCTTCCATCAGCTTCCGTA AGAGAGGGAGTGAGCAGAAGCCTGACTCGGCTGGTCAGAATGTCAACATCTCAAATGGTGCCCAGTCCTCTCGTGGCGTGTTTCAAAAACTGAGCTTAGAGGAACAGGttaaaagcagaggaaggcatTCAGTTGGCTTTGGGAGCTCACGTAGCAAGAAGATAACAAGGTCTTTGACAGAgaattttg gagggaaggagccCTCAGCTGATCAGAATGTCTTTATCAATTGCA ACTCTGGGAAAAGTGAGGGTGACGATCCAGGCTTTGCAGAGGCGCAGAGCCGGTACTCTGTCAAACAATCCACACGGAAACTTCTCCCTAAATCTTTTTCATCACACTACGGGTTTTCCAGACCAGTTCGGGAGAGTCAATCCGTTCCCTCTGTGCAGCAATCCAGGTGCTTGCTGGAGGTTAAATCGTACGCAGAAAGTGAACCTGTGATGGCCGAGGCCTCTCCTCCGTGCTCGGCCCAGATGACAGAGGGCATGGGAAGCTCCTTGCAGCCCCCGCTGCTCTCGGGGGACCTCACGGCTGCCC GCCCCTCCGGCTTTGTCGCCCTGACAGAGGATTCTGTTTCGGATGTCGATGCTCTGCCCAGCGGCGGGactggggtgctgctcacagaggggtTTGGCCACAAGGGCTCTACCT CGATCTTCTttaatcctgctgctg gctgtgaggaaATGGAGATTGTGGACAGTGCTGGCCATTCTGCTGGTGTATCTGCCGTGAGTCGTGCAAGCTCCTGTAGTGTTGAGTCTAATACCTCATTCAAAACCCCAGCTGCTAATCAAACAGAAGTGGTGTTGCAAGCCAATGAACTACACGTGAGTGATGCCAGGCACATAGGAGAAATTAACTTGGCAAATGCACGTTCAGAAACCTTTGCGTTACAGCGTAGAGAAGAACCAGGGACGCTGGCTTCAAAAGCACAGGGGTTGGGTGGGGGCAGAAATGAAAGCACGGCGTCCAGGCACACGAGAGAGACAATTCCTGGAATGGAGTCTAAGATTGTTCCATGTTCTGAACCCCAGTCCTGTAAAACACAACAGGGCTATGAAACAAACCCTTCTAAAG CTTCAGTCCATACCGAGAAGGCAGATTTGTTGAGAAATGACTGA